The Longimicrobium sp. genome contains a region encoding:
- a CDS encoding DUF5683 domain-containing protein — protein sequence MASYRNPGTAAVLSLLIPGLGQLYNGKILRGILWFIVAVLNTAVWVFSLGTLGWIIHALSAWGAYNYAKKHPYA from the coding sequence CGCAATCCCGGCACGGCCGCGGTCCTGAGCCTGCTGATCCCCGGTCTGGGGCAGCTGTACAACGGCAAGATCCTGCGCGGCATCCTCTGGTTCATCGTCGCGGTGCTGAACACCGCGGTGTGGGTGTTCTCGCTCGGCACCCTGGGGTGGATCATCCACGCCCTGTCCGCCTGGGGCGCGTACAACTACGCCAAGAAGCACCCGTACGCCTGA